In Embleya scabrispora, the DNA window CGAGGACGACGTGGTCCGGGCCCGGCTGGATCGTGGGCTCGACCTGGCGATGTTGCCGCCGGGCGCTTCGCTGGAGGCGGAGCCGCTCTTCTCGCGATAAACGCGACCGGGGTCGTCCTCAAGCGCCGGACGGGCTGAGTGGGTCCGCTCGGTTTCGTGGCGCTTTGCCGGCGCTCACTCGCCCGATGGGCCGTGGGCCGGTTGGGCTCCGGGCCGGGCTGCGCCCCGCTTGTCCTCAAGCGCCGGACGGGCTGAGGGGGTTTGCTCGGCCTGAATGGATCTGCGCGGTCCGCGGTTCGTGGTGCTTTGCGGGTGCTCATTCGCCGGGTGGGCCGGTTGGGCTCCGGGCCGGGCTGCGCCCTGCTTGTCCTCAAGCGCCGGACGGGCTGAGGGGGTTTGCTCGGCCTGAATGGATCTGCGCGGTCCGCGGTTCGTGGTGCTTTGCGGGTGCTCATTCGCCGGGTGGGCCGGTTGGGCTCCGGGTCGGGCTGCGCCCTGCTTGTCCTCAAGCGTCGGATGGGCTTTGGTCTGTTCGGCCGAAGTGTCAGATGGGCTGAGGGGGTTGTTTGCTTGGGTGCCGGGCCGGGGGGGGCGGCCCGGCTTTGGGTTAGTGGACTGGGCCGGTGAGTTTTTCGCCTGGGCCCTTTCCTGGGGCGTCCGGGTATGTGGAGGCTTCGCGGAAGGCCGACTGGAGGGTTTTGAGGCCGTCGCGCAGGGGGGCCGCGTGGTAGGAGCCGACCTCCGGGGCCGCGGCGGTGACCAGGCCCGCCAGAGCGGTGATCAGTTTGCGGGCCTCGTCGAGGTCCTTGTGCGCCTCGCCGTCCTCGGCCAGGCCCAGTTTGACCGCCGCCGCGCTCATCAGGTGGACGGACAGCGTGGTGATGACCTCGACGGCCGGCACGTCCGCGATGTCGCGGGTCATGACGTCGACGTCGTCGGCCGGGCCGGGTGCAATATGGGGGGCGCTCTCGCTCATGGGGACCAGTCTCGGCCATGCCCCCGAATCGGGGAACAACGGGGCCCTTCGGCATGTTCGAGCCAGTGGTAGAGTGGTGTATCGACCGACCGGGCATCTGCATGCCCGGCCTGCAAGCGGAGGCTCCGTCTCCCACCCGATCGACCTCACGGACGACGGGTACCGGTCCGGTGCGACGCACATTCGTGTGCGTCCGTTCCACGTTCGCCGCCCTCCGGGCGGCTTCGTCAGCCGGTGGTGGAGCCTCGCATGCAACCGTGCGAGGCTTTTTCGCGTTGCCTGGATGGCTGCGCGCGGAACCTGGCTCGGGGGGAAGTAACACCGAGACACATGTGACCGCTTCGCCCGCGGTCGCTTCAGGTATGAGGAGGCCCCATCAGCGCCGAGCCCCGCATCAACGACCGGATTCGCGTCCCCGAGGTGCGACTCGTTGGTCCTGGCGGCGAGCAGGTCGGAATCGTCCCGCTGGCCAAGGCCATGGAACTTGCCCAGGAGTACGACCTCGACCTCGTAGAGGTCGCGGCCAACGCCCGGCCGCCGGTCTGCAAGCTCATGGACTACGGCAAGTTCAAGTACGAGTCGGCCATGAAGGCCCGTGAGGCGCGCAAGAACCAGGCGCACACGGTCATCAAGGAGATGAAGCTCCGGCCGAAGATCGACCCGCACGACTACGACACCAAGAAGGGTCACGTCGAGCGGTTCCTGAAGCAGGGCGACAAGGTCAAGATCACGATCATGTTCCGTGGTCGCGAGCAGTCCCGGCCCGAACTGGGCTACCGACTGCTGCAGCGTCTCGCGACGGACGTCCAGGAGCTCGGGTTCATCGAATCGAACCCGAAGCAGGACGGCCGCAACATGATCATGGTTCTCGGCCCGCACAAGAAGAAGACCGAGGCCATGGCCGAGGCTCGCGAGGCCCAGGCGGCGCGCAAGGACGCGCGTCGGGTGGCCGTCGAGTCCGGGGACGAACGCCCCGACGAGTCGGAAGCCGGCAGGGCCGAGGCCGCCGCTCAGGTCGCCGAAGCCCCCGTCGAGTCCGACGCGGAGTCGAAGGCCGAAGAGCAGGTCTGACCCGGAACGGGTCGCCCCGCGCCGATTTGCACACACACCTGTGCCTGCCCGGTGGTACCGGGCGGGCACGGCACGACGAGGAGACTGCGGCGACATGCCGAAGAACAAGACCCACAGCGGTGCCAGCAAGCGCTTTCGTATCACCGGCTCCGGCAAGGTGCTGCGCCAGCGTGCGGGTCGCCGTCACCTTCTCGAACACAAGCCCTCGACCCTGACCCGGCGCCTCGCCGGCGTCGTCGAGGTGGCCCCGGCCGACGCCAAGAAGATCAAGAAGCTGCTCAAGAAGTAGTAG includes these proteins:
- a CDS encoding DUF1844 domain-containing protein, yielding MSESAPHIAPGPADDVDVMTRDIADVPAVEVITTLSVHLMSAAAVKLGLAEDGEAHKDLDEARKLITALAGLVTAAAPEVGSYHAAPLRDGLKTLQSAFREASTYPDAPGKGPGEKLTGPVH
- the infC gene encoding translation initiation factor IF-3, whose product is MSAEPRINDRIRVPEVRLVGPGGEQVGIVPLAKAMELAQEYDLDLVEVAANARPPVCKLMDYGKFKYESAMKAREARKNQAHTVIKEMKLRPKIDPHDYDTKKGHVERFLKQGDKVKITIMFRGREQSRPELGYRLLQRLATDVQELGFIESNPKQDGRNMIMVLGPHKKKTEAMAEAREAQAARKDARRVAVESGDERPDESEAGRAEAAAQVAEAPVESDAESKAEEQV
- the rpmI gene encoding 50S ribosomal protein L35 encodes the protein MPKNKTHSGASKRFRITGSGKVLRQRAGRRHLLEHKPSTLTRRLAGVVEVAPADAKKIKKLLKK